GCATCGGATTAGCACTGTCGTTTTTAAGCGCATACATACGAATACTGAACGGCTTTTCGATATCACCTGCGGCGAAGTAGATATACCAACTGCCATCAATCTGATGTAGCTCAGGGGCCCAAATATTGACACTCATTGGGCCTTTATCGCGCTTTTGCCAAATAACTTTCGGCTCTGCTAATTTTAAATCGTTTAAACGACAAGCTTGGCGCAGCTCAATTTCATCAAATTTCGGCGAACTACCAATAAACGTGTAACAACCACTTTTATCATCACGAACTAACCATGGATCAGCACGTTTGAGTACAATGGGGTTATCAATTGGCGCAAGAGTCTTGCTACTATTAGCATCAGCAAAGGCTGACAATGACGAGGCGCTTAACGCACTAACAAGCGTTAGCCGAGATATTTTTTTGAGCATAATGTGTCCTGTATTTCGTCTCGATTTTATTGTTAATATTGTATTACATATTATATAGTAGCTGAATGAACACAAGAGTTAAAACAACAAAAGGTATTCAAGCATGAGACTCGTAAGTAACGTGACACAAGCGATGAAGTGGCTTTCAACAGGGCTACTTTTTTCTGCCGCAGCCGTATCTGCAAAGCAAGTTGAAGTACACGATCCGGTCATGGCCAAAGAAGGTGACACGTATTATGTATTTAGCACAGGCCCTGGCATTACCTATTATGAATCGAAAGATTTAACCAACTGGAAACTCACAGGTCGCGTTTTTAAAGATGAGCCAAGTTGGGCAAAGCGTGTTTCCCCTAATTTCGGGGGCCACTTATGGGCACCCGATGTGTACGAGAAAAATGGTAAATTTTACCTTTATTATTCAGTCTCTGCATTTGGCAAAAACACCTCTGCAATTGGTGTAACGGTTAACGAAACCCTTGACCCAGCCTCACCTGATTACAAGTGGATTGACTACGGTATTGTGGTTGAATCAGTACCAGAGCGTGACGATTGGAACGCTATCGACCCTGCGGTTATCGTAGATGAAAAGGGTACACCGTGGATGAGCTTCGGTTCGTTTTGGGGGGGCTTAAAGCTAGTACAACTTGATGATGACATGGTTCGCTTAGCAAAGCCTGAAAAATGGTACCACATTGCGAGTCGTCCAAACACGGAGCATGGTCCGATTGAAGCACCTTATATCTTTAAAAAGAACGGCTATTACTACCTATTTGTATCATTTGATAAGTGCTGCCAAGGTGTAAAAAGTACTTACAATGTTCGCGTAGGTCGCAGCAAAAATGTTGAAGGCCCATATTTAGATAAGCAAGGTCGCTCAATGATTGATGGTGGTGGTAGCTTAGTTATTGAAGGTAACAAAGATTGGGCAGCCCTTGGTCACAATGCTGCATATACCTTTGATGGTAAAGACTATTTAGTATTACACGCCTACGAAACAGCAGATAATGGCGTGCAAAAGCTACGTATTTTACCTATGAGTTGGAAAAACGATTGGCCTGTTGTTAACCCAGCCGACCTAAATAAGCTTACAACCAAGCTTAAAAAGTAATTATTCAAACGTAAAAAACCTGCAAAATTGCAGGTTTTTTATTTACTTAAGTGACCTAGTTTGAGGTTCCAAGAAGGTACTATTAATTAAAATCAAGCAAGGTAATATCAACTAGCATGGGGCTTTGACAGCCTTGCTGATGCTTCTCGTCAATAAACGAGCTATACACATCACGTGCAAGGTGCGCAGGTATTAAAATCT
The nucleotide sequence above comes from Pseudoalteromonas shioyasakiensis. Encoded proteins:
- a CDS encoding arabinan endo-1,5-alpha-L-arabinosidase, whose protein sequence is MRLVSNVTQAMKWLSTGLLFSAAAVSAKQVEVHDPVMAKEGDTYYVFSTGPGITYYESKDLTNWKLTGRVFKDEPSWAKRVSPNFGGHLWAPDVYEKNGKFYLYYSVSAFGKNTSAIGVTVNETLDPASPDYKWIDYGIVVESVPERDDWNAIDPAVIVDEKGTPWMSFGSFWGGLKLVQLDDDMVRLAKPEKWYHIASRPNTEHGPIEAPYIFKKNGYYYLFVSFDKCCQGVKSTYNVRVGRSKNVEGPYLDKQGRSMIDGGGSLVIEGNKDWAALGHNAAYTFDGKDYLVLHAYETADNGVQKLRILPMSWKNDWPVVNPADLNKLTTKLKK